From Candidatus Methylomirabilota bacterium, one genomic window encodes:
- a CDS encoding FHA domain-containing protein: MPKLTLVLDRKPVQVYDIDQPVIRIGRGESMDVVIDNVSVSRRQAELRQEGGSWTVRDLGSSNGTFLNGQRLAGEQALRPGDEISFGKFSLFFDRALTDSSQAEPTQRGAAEVGGTLLLRPEEVERLQRTAALKRSAQLQWEVGEERGTYYLEGAGALVGRSELCDLRVPSGGPRQHILVLRGRDGFEVRNLARWRRMKVSGQVTSRSTLASGDTIEIGGLKLTFMDEVR; encoded by the coding sequence ATGCCGAAGCTGACGCTGGTCCTGGATCGGAAGCCCGTGCAGGTCTACGACATCGACCAGCCTGTGATTCGGATCGGACGAGGCGAGAGCATGGATGTCGTGATCGACAACGTCTCGGTCTCGCGCCGCCAGGCGGAGCTTCGGCAGGAGGGGGGCAGCTGGACGGTGCGGGACCTCGGCTCCTCGAACGGCACGTTCCTCAACGGCCAGCGCCTGGCCGGCGAGCAGGCCCTCCGGCCGGGGGACGAGATTTCGTTCGGCAAGTTCTCCCTCTTCTTCGATCGGGCCCTGACCGATAGCAGTCAGGCCGAGCCGACCCAGCGGGGCGCGGCCGAGGTCGGAGGGACGCTGCTGCTCCGGCCGGAGGAGGTCGAGCGTCTCCAGCGCACGGCCGCCCTCAAGCGGAGCGCGCAGCTCCAGTGGGAGGTCGGCGAAGAGCGGGGGACCTACTACCTGGAGGGCGCGGGGGCCCTGGTCGGCCGGAGTGAGCTGTGCGACCTCCGGGTGCCGTCCGGCGGCCCGCGCCAGCATATCCTGGTGCTCCGGGGGCGGGACGGCTTCGAGGTGCGGAACCTGGCGCGCTGGCGGCGGATGAAGGTCTCCGGCCAGGTCACCAGCCGCAGCACCCTCGCGAGCGGCGATACCATCGAGATCGGCGGGCTCAAGCTGACCTTCATGGACGAGGTTCGCTGA